A DNA window from Augochlora pura isolate Apur16 chromosome 9, APUR_v2.2.1, whole genome shotgun sequence contains the following coding sequences:
- the LOC144475160 gene encoding alpha-tocopherol transfer protein-like isoform X3, translating to MSITESTMLTVLDKMPSLKLGEFTLELELMPPSEELQEVAKRELRESPELQKEAIEKLRELLKADTKLKVPLDNDPWLIRFLRPCKYYPESAQKLVQNYYNFKVKHENVYKGLKPSREKNIFEHNILTVLPNRDQHGRRILIIELGKKWKHNKCSLDEVFKGCVLYVEAAMLEPATQIAGAVVIFDMDGLTLQQTWQFNPPFAKRILDWLQEAVPLRVKNIHIVNQPYVFNMVFALFKPFLKEKLKSRIIFHGTDRKSLHQYLSPKCLPDCYGGTLQIPRVTGPQWLELLLICDKEYDAINSYGYVNNK from the exons ATGTCGATCACCGAAA GTACAATGTTGACTGTCCTCGACAAGATGCCCAGCTTGAAGCTGGGCGAGTTCACGCTGGAGCTGGAGCTGATGCCGCCCAGCGAGGAACTGCAGGAAGTCGCCAAGAGGGAGCTTCGCGAGTCACCGGAACTCCAGAAGGAGGCCATCGAGAAGCTTCGGGAATTGTTGAAAG CCGACACGAAACTGAAGGTGCCGTTGGACAACGATCCGTGGCTGATCAGATTCCTGAGGCCGTGCAAATACTACCCGGAATCGGCGCAGAAGCTGGTGCAGAACTACTACAACTTCAAGGTGAAGCACGAGAACGTTTACAAGGGTTTGAAGCCGAGCCGGGAGAAGAACATCTTCGAGCACAATATCCTGACGGTGTTGCCGAACCGCGACCAGCACGGCAGACGGATATTGATCATCGAATTGGGAAAGAAATGGAAGCACAACAAGTGCAGCTTGGACGAGGTGTTCAAGGGATGCGTCCTGTACGTGGAGGCGGCCATGTTGGAGCCGGCCACGCAGATCGCTGGAGCCGTGGTGATCTTCGATATGGACGGTCTGACGCTCCAGCAGACCTGGCAGTTCAATCCGCCGTTCGCAAAGAGGATATTGGATTGGCTGCAGGAGGCTGTGCCCCTTCGCGTCAAGAACATTCACATCGTCAATCAGCCCTACGTGTTCAACATGGTGTTCGCGTTGTTCAAGCCGTTCCTCAAGGAGAAACTGAAGAGCAGG attattttccACGGCACCGACCGCAAGTCCTTGCACCAATACCTGTCGCCTAAATGCTTGCCCGATTGCTATGGCGGCACTCTGCAGATACCACGTGTCACTGGGCCACAGTGGTTGGAATTGCTGCTGATATGTGATAAAGAGTATGACG CGATCAACTCTTACGGTTACGTGAACAACAAATAG
- the LOC144475160 gene encoding alpha-tocopherol transfer protein-like isoform X2 — protein MQSPAEKYEEGTMLTVLDKMPSLKLGEFTLELELMPPSEELQEVAKRELRESPELQKEAIEKLRELLKADTKLKVPLDNDPWLIRFLRPCKYYPESAQKLVQNYYNFKVKHENVYKGLKPSREKNIFEHNILTVLPNRDQHGRRILIIELGKKWKHNKCSLDEVFKGCVLYVEAAMLEPATQIAGAVVIFDMDGLTLQQTWQFNPPFAKRILDWLQEAVPLRVKNIHIVNQPYVFNMVFALFKPFLKEKLKSRIIFHGTDRKSLHQYLSPKCLPDCYGGTLQIPRVTGPQWLELLLICDKEYDAINSYGYVNNK, from the exons GTACAATGTTGACTGTCCTCGACAAGATGCCCAGCTTGAAGCTGGGCGAGTTCACGCTGGAGCTGGAGCTGATGCCGCCCAGCGAGGAACTGCAGGAAGTCGCCAAGAGGGAGCTTCGCGAGTCACCGGAACTCCAGAAGGAGGCCATCGAGAAGCTTCGGGAATTGTTGAAAG CCGACACGAAACTGAAGGTGCCGTTGGACAACGATCCGTGGCTGATCAGATTCCTGAGGCCGTGCAAATACTACCCGGAATCGGCGCAGAAGCTGGTGCAGAACTACTACAACTTCAAGGTGAAGCACGAGAACGTTTACAAGGGTTTGAAGCCGAGCCGGGAGAAGAACATCTTCGAGCACAATATCCTGACGGTGTTGCCGAACCGCGACCAGCACGGCAGACGGATATTGATCATCGAATTGGGAAAGAAATGGAAGCACAACAAGTGCAGCTTGGACGAGGTGTTCAAGGGATGCGTCCTGTACGTGGAGGCGGCCATGTTGGAGCCGGCCACGCAGATCGCTGGAGCCGTGGTGATCTTCGATATGGACGGTCTGACGCTCCAGCAGACCTGGCAGTTCAATCCGCCGTTCGCAAAGAGGATATTGGATTGGCTGCAGGAGGCTGTGCCCCTTCGCGTCAAGAACATTCACATCGTCAATCAGCCCTACGTGTTCAACATGGTGTTCGCGTTGTTCAAGCCGTTCCTCAAGGAGAAACTGAAGAGCAGG attattttccACGGCACCGACCGCAAGTCCTTGCACCAATACCTGTCGCCTAAATGCTTGCCCGATTGCTATGGCGGCACTCTGCAGATACCACGTGTCACTGGGCCACAGTGGTTGGAATTGCTGCTGATATGTGATAAAGAGTATGACG CGATCAACTCTTACGGTTACGTGAACAACAAATAG
- the LOC144475160 gene encoding alpha-tocopherol transfer protein-like isoform X4, translating to MLTVLDKMPSLKLGEFTLELELMPPSEELQEVAKRELRESPELQKEAIEKLRELLKADTKLKVPLDNDPWLIRFLRPCKYYPESAQKLVQNYYNFKVKHENVYKGLKPSREKNIFEHNILTVLPNRDQHGRRILIIELGKKWKHNKCSLDEVFKGCVLYVEAAMLEPATQIAGAVVIFDMDGLTLQQTWQFNPPFAKRILDWLQEAVPLRVKNIHIVNQPYVFNMVFALFKPFLKEKLKSRIIFHGTDRKSLHQYLSPKCLPDCYGGTLQIPRVTGPQWLELLLICDKEYDAINSYGYVNNK from the exons ATGTTGACTGTCCTCGACAAGATGCCCAGCTTGAAGCTGGGCGAGTTCACGCTGGAGCTGGAGCTGATGCCGCCCAGCGAGGAACTGCAGGAAGTCGCCAAGAGGGAGCTTCGCGAGTCACCGGAACTCCAGAAGGAGGCCATCGAGAAGCTTCGGGAATTGTTGAAAG CCGACACGAAACTGAAGGTGCCGTTGGACAACGATCCGTGGCTGATCAGATTCCTGAGGCCGTGCAAATACTACCCGGAATCGGCGCAGAAGCTGGTGCAGAACTACTACAACTTCAAGGTGAAGCACGAGAACGTTTACAAGGGTTTGAAGCCGAGCCGGGAGAAGAACATCTTCGAGCACAATATCCTGACGGTGTTGCCGAACCGCGACCAGCACGGCAGACGGATATTGATCATCGAATTGGGAAAGAAATGGAAGCACAACAAGTGCAGCTTGGACGAGGTGTTCAAGGGATGCGTCCTGTACGTGGAGGCGGCCATGTTGGAGCCGGCCACGCAGATCGCTGGAGCCGTGGTGATCTTCGATATGGACGGTCTGACGCTCCAGCAGACCTGGCAGTTCAATCCGCCGTTCGCAAAGAGGATATTGGATTGGCTGCAGGAGGCTGTGCCCCTTCGCGTCAAGAACATTCACATCGTCAATCAGCCCTACGTGTTCAACATGGTGTTCGCGTTGTTCAAGCCGTTCCTCAAGGAGAAACTGAAGAGCAGG attattttccACGGCACCGACCGCAAGTCCTTGCACCAATACCTGTCGCCTAAATGCTTGCCCGATTGCTATGGCGGCACTCTGCAGATACCACGTGTCACTGGGCCACAGTGGTTGGAATTGCTGCTGATATGTGATAAAGAGTATGACG CGATCAACTCTTACGGTTACGTGAACAACAAATAG
- the LOC144475159 gene encoding alpha-tocopherol transfer protein isoform X2 — protein MSRQRDQDGDETAVRGPPFIKVDDFIIESDLHDGGEFYKEKAEKELRETPEVVQQALKDIRVLIQDEPDLEVPDDDEFYQKFMRPCKWYPKSAYELMKRFYKYRVNYPKYCNNLLPSKEKKVLSSEILVPMPERTPQGCRILLVNAGKKWNPKQISIDEMFRGVMLALDAAMAEPKTQIAGVHAILNMDGFSLSQVTYFTPSFAAALTEWVQRCLPCRLKGIHIVNQPYIFNMVFAIFKPFLLEKTRKRIHFYGTDYKSLATQLTAKCLPTNLGGELVMPKVPFGNGICEYFCWFEKEFEASNRNGYRAAIAR, from the exons ATGTCGCGGCAGCGGGACCAAGATGGCGACGAGACCGCCGTTAGGGGCCCGCCCTTCATCAAGGTCGACGACTTCATCATCGAGTCGGACCTCCACGACGGCGGCGAGTTCTACAAGGAGAAAGCCGAGAAGGAGCTCAGGGAGACGCCGGAAGTCGTCCAGCAGGCGCTCAAGGACATCAGGGTGTTGATCCAAG ACGAGCCGGATCTGGAGGTCCCGGACGACGACGAGTTCTACCAGAAGTTCATGCGTCCTTGCAAATGGTACCCGAAGAGCGCCTACGAGCTG ATGAAGAGATTCTACAAGTACAGGGTGAACTATcctaaatattgtaacaatttgcTGCCAAGCAAAGAGAAGAAGGTCTTGTCTTCGGAAATATTAGTGCCGATGCCGGAACGCACGCCTCAGGGTTGCAGGATACTGCTGGTCAATGCTGGAAAGAAATGGAATCCTAAACAGATCAGCATCGACGAGATGTTCAGGGGCGTTATGCTGGCGCTGGATGCGGCCATGGCGGAACCCAAGACACAG ATCGCCGGCGTTCATGCGATCCTGAACATGGATGGATTCTCGCTGAGTCAAGTAACATATTTCACGCCGAGTTTCGCGGCGGCGTTGACCGAGTGGGTGCAAAGATGCCTGCCGTGTCGTCTAAAGGGCATCCACATAGTGAACCAGCCATACATATTCAATATGGTTTTCGCCATTTTCAAACCTTTCCTTCTA GAGAAAACGAGGAAGAGGATTCATTTCTACGGGACGGACTACAAATCGTTGGCCACGCAGCTGACTGCCAAATGTCTGCCCACCAACCTCGGCGGTGAACTGGTCATGCCGAAAGTGCCATTCGGCAACGGCATCTGCGAGTACTTCTGCTGGTTCGAGAAGGAATTCGAAG CATCCAACAGGAATGGATATCGCGCTGCGATCGCCCGATAA
- the LOC144475160 gene encoding alpha-tocopherol transfer protein-like isoform X1 translates to MIQLVFREFDENYRRTMLTVLDKMPSLKLGEFTLELELMPPSEELQEVAKRELRESPELQKEAIEKLRELLKADTKLKVPLDNDPWLIRFLRPCKYYPESAQKLVQNYYNFKVKHENVYKGLKPSREKNIFEHNILTVLPNRDQHGRRILIIELGKKWKHNKCSLDEVFKGCVLYVEAAMLEPATQIAGAVVIFDMDGLTLQQTWQFNPPFAKRILDWLQEAVPLRVKNIHIVNQPYVFNMVFALFKPFLKEKLKSRIIFHGTDRKSLHQYLSPKCLPDCYGGTLQIPRVTGPQWLELLLICDKEYDAINSYGYVNNK, encoded by the exons ATGATTCAGCTAGTATTCAGAGAGTTTGACGAAAACTATCGGC GTACAATGTTGACTGTCCTCGACAAGATGCCCAGCTTGAAGCTGGGCGAGTTCACGCTGGAGCTGGAGCTGATGCCGCCCAGCGAGGAACTGCAGGAAGTCGCCAAGAGGGAGCTTCGCGAGTCACCGGAACTCCAGAAGGAGGCCATCGAGAAGCTTCGGGAATTGTTGAAAG CCGACACGAAACTGAAGGTGCCGTTGGACAACGATCCGTGGCTGATCAGATTCCTGAGGCCGTGCAAATACTACCCGGAATCGGCGCAGAAGCTGGTGCAGAACTACTACAACTTCAAGGTGAAGCACGAGAACGTTTACAAGGGTTTGAAGCCGAGCCGGGAGAAGAACATCTTCGAGCACAATATCCTGACGGTGTTGCCGAACCGCGACCAGCACGGCAGACGGATATTGATCATCGAATTGGGAAAGAAATGGAAGCACAACAAGTGCAGCTTGGACGAGGTGTTCAAGGGATGCGTCCTGTACGTGGAGGCGGCCATGTTGGAGCCGGCCACGCAGATCGCTGGAGCCGTGGTGATCTTCGATATGGACGGTCTGACGCTCCAGCAGACCTGGCAGTTCAATCCGCCGTTCGCAAAGAGGATATTGGATTGGCTGCAGGAGGCTGTGCCCCTTCGCGTCAAGAACATTCACATCGTCAATCAGCCCTACGTGTTCAACATGGTGTTCGCGTTGTTCAAGCCGTTCCTCAAGGAGAAACTGAAGAGCAGG attattttccACGGCACCGACCGCAAGTCCTTGCACCAATACCTGTCGCCTAAATGCTTGCCCGATTGCTATGGCGGCACTCTGCAGATACCACGTGTCACTGGGCCACAGTGGTTGGAATTGCTGCTGATATGTGATAAAGAGTATGACG CGATCAACTCTTACGGTTACGTGAACAACAAATAG
- the LOC144475159 gene encoding alpha-tocopherol transfer protein isoform X1, which produces MYVRQITVRKRAAEDSDPSAMSRQRDQDGDETAVRGPPFIKVDDFIIESDLHDGGEFYKEKAEKELRETPEVVQQALKDIRVLIQDEPDLEVPDDDEFYQKFMRPCKWYPKSAYELMKRFYKYRVNYPKYCNNLLPSKEKKVLSSEILVPMPERTPQGCRILLVNAGKKWNPKQISIDEMFRGVMLALDAAMAEPKTQIAGVHAILNMDGFSLSQVTYFTPSFAAALTEWVQRCLPCRLKGIHIVNQPYIFNMVFAIFKPFLLEKTRKRIHFYGTDYKSLATQLTAKCLPTNLGGELVMPKVPFGNGICEYFCWFEKEFEASNRNGYRAAIAR; this is translated from the exons ATGTATGTCCGACAGATCACGGTGAGAAAGAGGGCCGCGGAGGATAGCGACCCGTCGGCAATGTCGCGGCAGCGGGACCAAGATGGCGACGAGACCGCCGTTAGGGGCCCGCCCTTCATCAAGGTCGACGACTTCATCATCGAGTCGGACCTCCACGACGGCGGCGAGTTCTACAAGGAGAAAGCCGAGAAGGAGCTCAGGGAGACGCCGGAAGTCGTCCAGCAGGCGCTCAAGGACATCAGGGTGTTGATCCAAG ACGAGCCGGATCTGGAGGTCCCGGACGACGACGAGTTCTACCAGAAGTTCATGCGTCCTTGCAAATGGTACCCGAAGAGCGCCTACGAGCTG ATGAAGAGATTCTACAAGTACAGGGTGAACTATcctaaatattgtaacaatttgcTGCCAAGCAAAGAGAAGAAGGTCTTGTCTTCGGAAATATTAGTGCCGATGCCGGAACGCACGCCTCAGGGTTGCAGGATACTGCTGGTCAATGCTGGAAAGAAATGGAATCCTAAACAGATCAGCATCGACGAGATGTTCAGGGGCGTTATGCTGGCGCTGGATGCGGCCATGGCGGAACCCAAGACACAG ATCGCCGGCGTTCATGCGATCCTGAACATGGATGGATTCTCGCTGAGTCAAGTAACATATTTCACGCCGAGTTTCGCGGCGGCGTTGACCGAGTGGGTGCAAAGATGCCTGCCGTGTCGTCTAAAGGGCATCCACATAGTGAACCAGCCATACATATTCAATATGGTTTTCGCCATTTTCAAACCTTTCCTTCTA GAGAAAACGAGGAAGAGGATTCATTTCTACGGGACGGACTACAAATCGTTGGCCACGCAGCTGACTGCCAAATGTCTGCCCACCAACCTCGGCGGTGAACTGGTCATGCCGAAAGTGCCATTCGGCAACGGCATCTGCGAGTACTTCTGCTGGTTCGAGAAGGAATTCGAAG CATCCAACAGGAATGGATATCGCGCTGCGATCGCCCGATAA